One window of the Trifolium pratense cultivar HEN17-A07 linkage group LG2, ARS_RC_1.1, whole genome shotgun sequence genome contains the following:
- the LOC123909176 gene encoding zinc finger protein SHOOT GRAVITROPISM 5-like: MLANSLSPSSLPSSEPFSCNENGTSSTNKRKRRPAGTPDPDAEVVSLSPKTLLESDRYVCEICNQGFQRDQNLQMHRRRHKVPWKLLKRETPVVRKRVFVCPEPTCLHHDPCHALGDLVGIKKHFRRKHSNHKQWVCERCSKGYAVQSDYKAHLKTCGTRGHSCDCGRVFSRVESFIEHQDACNMGRIHNSESHPLQTPTACLSRTASSPSPSSETNFTTYPWQTRLQVMQKSTNESTIFMNPITPLTTITPPSQTSSKNNKLLHPNLELQLSTINNTNTNITNMSLAPDTPSIRSISAAEAIQKVNRSTQLNLSIGSSNMSEKNESNNRNKSNSSPKESSNSNEKVQSTTTNNMALVRVQEQAKEQLRIAMAEKAYAEEARKQAKKQIEMAEQEFNNAKRIRQQAQGELDKAYGLKQHAIKQINSTMLQITCQACKQQFQHEDNSLVLSYVSSAITTEGGEVENDDGKGKTTN, from the exons ATGTTAGCTAATAGCTTATCTCCATCTTCACTTCCATCTTCTGAACCTTTTTCTTGCAATGAAAATGGCACTTCTTCCActaataaaaggaaaagaagaccCGCCGGAACACCAG ATCCAGATGCAGAAGTGGTGTCTCTCTCACCAAAAACATTATTGGAATCAGATCGTTATGTATGTGAGATCTGCAACCAAGGATTCCAAAGGGACCAAAATTTACAGATGCATAGAAGAAGGCATAAGGTACCATGGAAGTTATTGAAGAGAGAAACACCAGTTGTGAGAAAAAGAGTTTTTGTTTGTCCTGAACCAACTTGTTTGCACCATGATCCTTGTCATGCTTTAGGTGATCTTGTTGGTATCAAAAAACATTTTAGAAGGAAACATAGTAATCATAAACAATGGGTTTGTGAAAGATGCTCTAAAGGTTATGCAGTGCAATCTGATTATAAAGCTCATCTCAAAACTTGTGGTACTAGAGGTCATTCTTGTGATTGTGGTCGTGTTTTCTCAAG ggtTGAGAGTTTTATTGAGCACCAAGATGCTTGTAACATGGGAAGGATCCATAATTCAGAATCTCATCCACTACAAACACCAACTGCATGCTTATCAAGAACAGCTTCAAGTCCAAGTCCATCAAGTGAAACAAACTTCACCACATATCCATGGCAAACAAGACTTCAAGTCATgcaaaaatcaacaaatgaATCAACAATTTTCATGAACCCTATTACTCCTCTTACTACTATTACACCTCCTTCTCAAACCTCATCCAAGAATAATAAACTTCTACATCCAAACTTGGAACTTCAACTCTCAACCATAAACAACACCAATACCAACATCACCAACATGTCTCTGGCACCAGACACACCTTCGATAAGAAGTATCAGTGCTGCAGAGGCTATTCAGAAGGTTAATCGGTCAACTCAGTTGAATCTCTCAATTGGTTCATCAAATATGAGTGAGAAAAATGAATCAAACAATAGAAACAAGTCAAACTCATCACCTAAAGAGAGTAGCAATAGCAATGAGAAAGttcaatcaacaacaacaaacaacatGGCTTTGGTGAGGGTTCAAGAACAAGCAAAGGAACAATTAAGGATAGCTATGGCTGAAAAAGCTTATGCTGAAGAAGCAAGGAAACAAGCAAAGAAACAAATTGAAATGGCTGAACAAGAATTCAACAATGCAAAGAGAATTAGACAACAAGCACAAGGTGAACTTGATAAAgcttatggattgaaacaacaTGCAATCAAGCAAATCAATTCAACTATGCTTCAAATTACTTGTCAAGCATGCAAGCAACAatttcaacatgaagataaCTCATTGGTGTTGAGCTATGTTTCTTCAGCTATAACAACTGAAGGTGGCGAAGTAGAAAATGATGATGGAAAAGGCAAAACAACTAACTAA